In one window of Calypte anna isolate BGI_N300 chromosome 1, bCalAnn1_v1.p, whole genome shotgun sequence DNA:
- the PIANP gene encoding PILR alpha-associated neural protein: MEPRACRMPPLLSCVHSLQLWHLLLLVSAVPPPGVWSLRSRGPAATRPLCARRSPSAPRSICIWDRTSLPERDSRSALPRQRSLAARGAELRGTELRGAELRHVVRLRRQAVGARPATPSGFEDGMPSSQYPWAIVWGPTVSDEDGGDTNSANPGFPPLGYTFVSPHGMATAQPNSHSLLHNAGLNLRETPATLRPFLFGPRGEGVDPQLYVTITISIIIVLVATGIIFKFCWDRNQKRRRHSGQQSSGRQQESQQPLTDLSPTTVSILGPYSDSLAPTPEAEESRHGHEGVEKLGGHGKSTAFQLNRIPLVNL, translated from the exons ATGGAGCCCCGTGCCTG CAGGATGCCTCCACTCCTCTCCTGCGTCcactccctgcagctctggcatctcctcctcctggtctCGGCCGTCCCTCCTCCCGGCGTCTGGTCTCTTCGCTCTCGGGGTCCGGCAGCCACTCGGCCTCTTTGCGCACGTCGGAGCCCCTCGGCCCCACGGTCCATTTGCATCTGGGACAGGACCTCGCTGCCGGAGAGGGATTCTCGCTCGGCCCTGCCACGCCAGCGTTCCCTGGCAGCCCGGGGGGCAGAGCTGCGGGGGACAGAGCTGCGGGGGGCAGAGCTGCGGCACGTCGTGCGGCTGAGGCGCCAGGCAGTGGGAGCCCGCCCCGCCACCCCCTCCGGGTTTGAGGACGGCATGCCCTCCTCCCAGTACCCCTGGGCCATCGTGTGGGGCCCCACAGTGTCGGATGAGGATGGAGGGGACACCAACTCAGCCAACCCAGGCTTCCCGCCGCTGGGATACACCTTCGTCTCGCCGCATGGGATGGCAACGGCGCAGCCCAACTCCCACTCACTCCTGCACAACGCGGGGCTCAACCTACGGGAGACCCCAGCCACCCTACGGCCCTTCTTGTTTGGGCCCCGAGGGGAAG GTGTGGATCCACAGTTGTATGTCACCATCACCATCTCCATCATCATCGTCTTGGTTGCCACTGGGATAATTTTCAAGTTCTG CTGGGACCGTAATCAGAAACGACGGCGTCActcagggcagcagagcagtgggaggcagcaggagagccAGCAGCCCCTCACAGACCTCTCCCCTACCACCGTCAGCATCCTGGGGCCCTATAGTGACTCCTTGGCCCCCACGCCTGAGGCAGAGGAATCCAGGCATGGCCATGAGGGTGTGGAGAAACTGGGGGGTCACGGGAAGAGCACAGCCTTCCAGCTCAACCG aaTCCCACTGGTGAACCTGTGA